A stretch of alpha proteobacterium HIMB59 DNA encodes these proteins:
- a CDS encoding putative metal-transport related CBS domain-containing protein (PFAM: CBS domain; Domain of unknown function DUF21; Transporter associated domain) produces MTLLISLKLLAILILLFLSAISSGSETALTAVSKLQAHRQNEKGIKNSRFILKIKDLKDEFITGILLANNVFNILATALMTELLVSEFGGFGVTVATIFMTIMIVIFSEVTPKIFAINRPMLYALKVARFFYFYTKLIKPIVRLINYISEKIIKKIGLSLETDQSKVIKEEFEGAVQLQRQLSKKGENEAEYMSNLLELKNLKVDELMTHRNEILYLDLEDNFKSNLKAINNSTFTRIPLIKNNFNNLIGVIDIRDLLKDSSFNENADNSYLEKNSFQPVFIPQNKLAIKQLIDFKSQREHIALVVDEYGEIQGLITLEDIIEEIIGEIFDETDTDESYLEKIDDNNFLFNGNASIREINRSLNIELPDQFVTLSGLIHDIAKEIPKVGKIIVYKEFKLQIISRSINKINKVKLIL; encoded by the coding sequence ATGACATTACTGATATCATTAAAATTGTTAGCAATTTTGATATTGCTTTTTCTATCTGCAATTTCATCAGGATCTGAGACGGCATTGACTGCTGTTTCTAAACTTCAAGCACATAGACAAAATGAAAAAGGTATCAAAAATTCAAGATTTATTTTGAAAATAAAAGATTTGAAAGATGAATTTATTACTGGAATTCTTTTAGCTAATAATGTTTTTAATATCCTAGCTACAGCTCTAATGACGGAGTTACTAGTTTCTGAATTTGGAGGTTTTGGTGTAACGGTGGCTACCATATTCATGACAATAATGATTGTTATCTTTTCTGAGGTGACACCAAAAATTTTTGCAATCAATAGACCTATGCTCTATGCGCTCAAAGTAGCTAGATTTTTTTATTTCTACACAAAATTGATCAAACCAATAGTAAGACTTATTAACTATATTTCTGAAAAAATTATCAAGAAAATTGGACTTAGTCTTGAAACCGATCAATCTAAAGTTATCAAAGAGGAATTTGAGGGTGCTGTTCAGCTTCAAAGACAACTATCAAAAAAGGGTGAAAATGAAGCAGAATATATGAGCAATTTACTTGAGCTGAAAAATTTAAAAGTAGACGAACTCATGACTCATAGAAATGAAATTCTTTATCTAGATTTAGAAGATAATTTTAAGAGTAATTTAAAAGCAATAAACAATTCAACATTCACAAGAATTCCTCTTATCAAAAATAATTTTAATAACTTGATCGGTGTAATTGATATAAGAGATTTATTGAAAGACTCTTCATTTAATGAGAATGCAGACAACAGTTATTTAGAGAAAAATTCATTCCAACCAGTGTTTATTCCCCAAAATAAGCTTGCGATAAAACAATTAATAGATTTTAAAAGTCAGCGTGAGCATATCGCTTTAGTAGTAGATGAGTATGGTGAAATACAAGGGTTGATAACTTTGGAGGATATAATTGAGGAAATTATAGGTGAAATTTTTGATGAGACAGATACTGATGAAAGTTATTTAGAAAAAATAGATGATAATAATTTTTTGTTTAATGGAAATGCAAGCATTAGAGAAATTAATCGAAGTTTAAATATAGAGCTCCCTGATCAATTTGTTACTTTATCAGGTTTAATCCACGATATTGCGAAAGAGATTCCAAAAGTGGGTAAAATTATTGTTTATAAAGAATTTAAGCTACAAATAATTTCTCGATCAATAAATAAAATAAATAAAGTGAAATTAATTCTTTAA
- a CDS encoding DnaJ-like protein (PFAM: DnaJ domain), which translates to MNKDNKEKKICNFPDCELEGDYRAPLGYENLNNYQWFCLEHIKEFNKSWNYHNQMNSDQIENDIRFDTIWRRPTKSFGSGAKFYNFTINGEDMGSFENPNSKQSGHSNKLLWSLSKLDLDIKTDLNLIKKRYKELAKKHHPDIKGNSKNSIDKFREIVEAYNYLLERYK; encoded by the coding sequence ATGAATAAAGACAATAAAGAAAAAAAAATTTGTAACTTTCCAGATTGTGAATTAGAGGGTGATTATCGTGCCCCTCTTGGATATGAAAATTTAAATAACTATCAATGGTTTTGCTTAGAACATATCAAAGAATTTAATAAAAGCTGGAATTATCATAACCAGATGAACTCAGATCAAATAGAAAACGATATAAGATTCGATACTATCTGGAGAAGACCTACCAAAAGTTTCGGATCAGGTGCTAAATTTTATAACTTCACCATTAATGGAGAAGATATGGGTTCTTTTGAAAATCCAAATTCCAAACAATCTGGACATTCAAATAAGTTACTATGGTCTCTTTCAAAGCTTGATTTAGATATAAAAACCGATTTAAACTTGATAAAAAAAAGATACAAAGAATTGGCGAAAAAGCATCATCCAGATATAAAGGGTAATAGTAAGAATAGTATTGATAAATTTAGAGAAATTGTTGAAGCTTATAATTACCTTTTAGAAAGATACAAATAA
- a CDS encoding 3-dehydroquinate synthase (PFAM: 3-dehydroquinate synthase~TIGRFAM: 3-dehydroquinate synthase) — protein MIIKKLINKEKHIIDLINVKDLEKKLNDQITNLDILIIDKSLIKISIIKKFIKKYRQRTILAHGNEKIKNLKNFQTIIEKIIKIGIQRKSKIFSFGGGTIGDFSGFIASSLLRGVDHIMVPTSLLAMVDSSIGGKTGINSKYGKNLIGAFYLPTRVLICPEFIKTLPKREIACGFAEVIKYSIIKPHPLKKILEKQKNNKNSLPSIIENSIKTKLSYVSDFREKSNLRNSRAVLNFGHTIGHAIENSNSYNNSIKHGEAIAIGMIIELKISEHMGYYKKSLVPIIDLISKFGLPYNYSKYITKKNIKNLINKMKFDKKANDENVSLICVDHKGGFVKNISFKRLESILLQIN, from the coding sequence ATGATAATTAAGAAATTAATAAATAAAGAAAAGCATATTATTGATTTAATAAATGTTAAGGATTTAGAAAAAAAATTAAACGATCAAATAACAAATCTTGATATTTTAATAATAGATAAATCTTTAATCAAAATTAGCATAATAAAGAAATTTATAAAAAAGTACCGTCAAAGAACTATATTAGCTCACGGAAATGAAAAAATAAAAAACTTAAAAAATTTTCAAACGATTATTGAAAAAATAATCAAAATTGGAATACAAAGAAAAAGTAAAATTTTCTCTTTTGGTGGAGGGACTATTGGAGATTTTTCTGGATTCATAGCCTCCTCTCTGCTTAGAGGTGTTGATCATATTATGGTACCTACTTCTCTATTAGCTATGGTAGACAGTTCTATTGGGGGAAAAACAGGAATAAATAGCAAGTATGGAAAAAATCTAATTGGTGCTTTTTATTTACCAACAAGAGTTCTTATTTGTCCTGAATTCATAAAGACTCTTCCCAAAAGAGAAATCGCTTGTGGATTTGCTGAAGTAATAAAATATTCCATCATAAAACCACACCCTTTAAAAAAGATTTTAGAAAAACAAAAGAATAATAAAAATTCTCTACCTTCAATAATTGAAAATTCAATTAAGACAAAATTAAGTTATGTATCAGACTTTCGAGAAAAATCTAATTTGAGAAATTCGAGAGCTGTATTAAATTTTGGTCACACTATTGGACATGCAATAGAAAACTCAAACTCATATAATAATTCAATTAAACATGGTGAAGCGATAGCCATTGGAATGATAATTGAGTTAAAAATATCTGAACATATGGGTTATTATAAAAAATCACTCGTGCCTATAATTGACTTAATTAGCAAATTTGGCTTACCCTATAATTATTCAAAGTATATCACTAAGAAAAATATTAAGAATTTAATCAATAAAATGAAATTTGATAAAAAAGCAAATGATGAAAATGTTAGCTTGATCTGTGTTGATCACAAAGGGGGTTTTGTTAAAAATATCTCTTTTAAAAGATTAGAGTCTATATTACTTCAAATTAATTAA
- a CDS encoding BolA-like protein (PFAM: BolA-like protein) — protein sequence MNLEKIKTLLIDISQFEIIKIIDNSSSHASHKGVQGLTNELTHIEIHIKNPNDLKRLDIHRQIYSNLNSEIQRGLHSIEIKILKN from the coding sequence ATGAATTTAGAGAAGATTAAAACCCTTTTAATCGATATTAGTCAATTTGAAATTATTAAAATCATTGATAATAGTTCTAGTCATGCTAGTCATAAAGGAGTTCAGGGTTTGACTAATGAATTAACACATATTGAAATTCATATAAAAAATCCAAATGATTTGAAGCGATTAGATATTCATCGACAAATTTATAGTAATTTAAATTCTGAAATCCAACGAGGCCTTCACTCTATAGAGATAAAAATATTAAAGAATTAA